A genomic region of Kribbella sp. NBC_00382 contains the following coding sequences:
- a CDS encoding fascin domain-containing protein translates to MNDLLRSRLPENLPKVRPKSRPKLLPRLLLVTAVVAGSLVTSGPATALPAAGTTAWQNGSFVVDRPNLVRRSDIILGRANPAPAESLPLGNGALGAAVWSAGGFTAQLNRTDTFPDRKSLGQVVIPGLSRMTSAADFTGRLDLYDGMLRQSGGGMTLTAFIRADTQQVVVDVTGADPNATQTAQVKLWTGRNPTARASGAVAALAETWVDNNGAGASGRTFGSLAGVTAGGRNVVGSTPNNLTAQVAFQPNTDGSFRVVVAAPTWTGGDSIATTNAVLNGAATRPANEVRDAHLQWWHNYWSQAGLIKISSADGTGDYVENLRTIFLYASAAQSRGVLPGSQAGVADLFTFSQDKRDWYPSGYWFWNLRMQVAANASAGVPNLNDPMFRLYQDNVDAIASWTSAHMPGRTGLCVPETMRFNGNGTYNGGTDNSSCDSTITPQWNSLTVTTGAEIGLWVWEHYRMTDDQAFLQSHYSLIKGAAQFLLSHATTGSDGKLHTRSNAHETQWDVTDPTTDIAAMTAFFPVAVKAAQTLNVDSALVSQLNAAIPKLQALPRTDTATQTQLLTPANDANGNTMIGLSTQPTAARHNSENLGLEAVWPFNLIGDSGALNAVGRRTYTSRSYVNAADWSYDALQAARLGMPSEMKTALLAAIRQYQVYPSGMASFTAQPAQEPYIEQSGVLAATVPEALAQDYDGVLRIAPSWPTDWSGEGTVAIGHKSRVHVQIANGSPTTVAISSGANQQLVVRSPWPGQSVTVLDGQTRATVVGPQTNATFTIPAVSGKSYLVEKTGTAVQPFQALTGTPATAARRWDRATIGLPKATSGAGTISLKARANGKYVTAGTGTPLIADSTTNGTAQQYELTDLGGGNVSLRAKANNLLVAADNAGAAPLLAKNQAVGSWETFQLIRNGDGSVSFRAAVNNKLVCADNAGTAPLIANRDAIGPWEQFDLINN, encoded by the coding sequence ATGAACGACCTCCTGCGATCCCGCCTGCCTGAAAACCTGCCGAAGGTCCGCCCAAAGTCCCGTCCAAAACTCCTGCCCAGACTGCTGCTGGTGACAGCGGTCGTCGCAGGATCACTGGTCACCAGCGGTCCGGCGACAGCACTACCAGCCGCCGGTACGACGGCCTGGCAGAACGGCTCCTTCGTCGTCGACCGGCCGAACCTGGTCCGTCGCTCCGACATCATCCTCGGCCGCGCCAACCCGGCGCCGGCCGAATCACTGCCGCTGGGCAATGGCGCCCTCGGAGCGGCCGTCTGGTCCGCCGGCGGGTTCACCGCCCAACTCAACCGCACCGACACCTTCCCCGACCGCAAGTCGCTCGGCCAGGTCGTCATCCCGGGCCTGTCCCGGATGACGAGCGCCGCCGACTTCACCGGCCGGCTCGACCTGTACGACGGGATGCTCCGCCAAAGTGGTGGCGGTATGACCCTGACCGCGTTCATCCGCGCGGACACCCAGCAAGTGGTCGTCGACGTCACCGGCGCCGACCCCAACGCGACTCAGACCGCCCAGGTCAAACTCTGGACCGGCCGCAACCCGACCGCGCGCGCATCCGGCGCGGTCGCCGCACTCGCCGAGACCTGGGTCGACAACAATGGCGCCGGCGCCTCGGGCCGGACCTTCGGCTCGCTGGCCGGCGTGACGGCCGGCGGTCGCAACGTCGTCGGCTCGACTCCGAACAACCTCACCGCTCAGGTCGCCTTCCAGCCCAACACAGACGGCTCGTTCCGGGTCGTCGTCGCGGCACCCACGTGGACCGGCGGCGACTCGATCGCCACCACGAACGCAGTACTGAACGGCGCTGCCACCAGGCCCGCGAACGAAGTACGGGATGCGCATCTGCAGTGGTGGCACAACTACTGGAGCCAGGCCGGCCTGATCAAGATCAGCTCGGCCGACGGGACCGGTGACTATGTCGAGAACCTGCGAACGATCTTCCTGTACGCGAGCGCGGCCCAGAGCCGGGGCGTGCTGCCGGGATCGCAGGCCGGAGTCGCCGACCTGTTCACCTTCTCGCAGGACAAGCGCGACTGGTATCCGTCCGGCTACTGGTTCTGGAATCTCCGCATGCAAGTCGCGGCGAATGCCTCGGCCGGGGTGCCGAATCTGAACGACCCGATGTTCCGCCTCTACCAGGACAACGTCGACGCGATCGCGTCCTGGACCTCCGCGCACATGCCCGGCCGAACGGGTCTGTGTGTACCGGAGACGATGCGCTTCAACGGCAACGGCACCTACAACGGCGGCACCGACAACTCGTCGTGCGACTCGACCATCACCCCGCAGTGGAACTCGCTCACCGTCACCACCGGAGCGGAGATCGGGTTGTGGGTCTGGGAGCACTACCGGATGACCGACGACCAGGCGTTCCTCCAGTCGCACTACTCGTTGATCAAGGGTGCGGCGCAGTTCCTGCTCTCGCACGCGACCACCGGTTCGGACGGCAAACTGCACACCAGGTCGAACGCGCACGAGACGCAGTGGGACGTCACCGATCCGACCACCGACATCGCCGCGATGACGGCCTTCTTCCCAGTCGCGGTGAAGGCCGCGCAGACCCTCAATGTCGACTCGGCCCTGGTCAGCCAGCTCAATGCGGCGATCCCGAAGCTCCAGGCGCTTCCGCGCACGGACACCGCGACGCAGACCCAGCTGCTGACCCCGGCGAACGATGCCAATGGCAACACCATGATCGGGCTCTCCACCCAGCCGACGGCGGCCCGGCACAACAGCGAGAACCTCGGCCTGGAAGCGGTCTGGCCGTTCAACCTGATCGGCGACAGCGGGGCGCTGAACGCGGTCGGCCGGCGGACCTACACCTCGCGCAGCTACGTCAACGCCGCCGACTGGAGCTACGACGCGCTGCAGGCCGCCCGGCTCGGGATGCCGAGTGAGATGAAGACGGCACTGCTCGCGGCGATCAGGCAGTACCAGGTCTACCCGTCCGGGATGGCGAGCTTCACCGCCCAGCCGGCGCAAGAGCCTTACATCGAGCAGTCCGGCGTACTCGCGGCAACCGTGCCCGAGGCGCTGGCCCAGGACTACGACGGCGTACTGCGAATAGCCCCGTCCTGGCCCACGGACTGGTCCGGCGAAGGAACAGTTGCCATCGGCCACAAATCGCGCGTCCACGTCCAGATCGCCAACGGCAGCCCCACCACCGTCGCCATCTCGTCAGGCGCGAATCAGCAACTCGTCGTCCGGAGCCCCTGGCCTGGCCAGAGTGTGACGGTGCTCGACGGTCAGACCCGCGCGACCGTGGTCGGTCCGCAGACCAACGCCACCTTCACGATCCCGGCGGTGTCGGGCAAGTCCTATCTGGTCGAGAAGACGGGGACAGCGGTACAGCCGTTCCAAGCCCTCACCGGTACGCCGGCCACGGCCGCCCGCCGTTGGGACAGGGCGACCATCGGGTTGCCCAAGGCAACCTCGGGCGCCGGGACGATCAGCCTCAAGGCGCGGGCCAACGGCAAGTACGTGACAGCCGGCACCGGTACGCCGCTGATCGCCGACAGTACGACGAACGGCACGGCTCAGCAGTACGAGCTGACCGACCTCGGCGGCGGCAACGTGTCGCTCCGGGCCAAGGCCAACAACCTCCTGGTGGCAGCGGACAACGCGGGCGCCGCGCCGTTGCTGGCCAAGAACCAGGCGGTCGGATCCTGGGAGACCTTCCAGCTGATCCGCAACGGCGACGGCTCGGTCAGCTTTCGGGCCGCGGTCAACAACAAGCTCGTCTGCGCCGACAACGCCGGTACCGCCCCACTGATCGCCAACAGAGATGCGATCGGCCCGTGGGAACAATTCGACTTGATCAACAACTGA
- a CDS encoding DUF899 domain-containing protein, whose protein sequence is MELPEIVSRDEWLVARKQLLADEKEFTKRRDELNAKRRLLPMVKVDEDYVFEGPAGEVRMIDLFEGRQQLAVYHFMFQPDWDEGCPNCTWFAEDIGQLKGLHELTTTFVAVSRAPYEKLAAYKERKGWTFPWYSSAGSTFNYDYHVTLDESVVPLSYNYRTKAEWDALPTGGLVQGEQPFDLHGLSCFLRVEDDVHHTYSTYGRGCDSMGFTTNVIDLTALGRQGT, encoded by the coding sequence ATGGAACTGCCCGAGATCGTGTCGCGGGACGAATGGCTGGTGGCGCGAAAGCAGCTGTTGGCTGATGAGAAGGAGTTCACCAAGCGCCGGGACGAGCTGAACGCGAAGCGCCGCCTCTTGCCGATGGTGAAGGTCGACGAGGACTACGTCTTCGAAGGCCCGGCTGGTGAGGTACGGATGATCGATCTGTTCGAGGGCCGGCAGCAGTTGGCCGTCTACCACTTCATGTTCCAGCCCGACTGGGACGAAGGCTGCCCGAACTGCACCTGGTTCGCCGAGGACATCGGGCAGTTGAAGGGACTGCACGAGTTGACGACCACATTTGTCGCGGTGTCGAGGGCGCCGTACGAGAAGCTCGCGGCCTACAAGGAGCGGAAGGGGTGGACCTTTCCCTGGTACTCGTCAGCGGGCAGCACCTTCAATTACGACTACCACGTGACGCTGGACGAGTCCGTCGTCCCGCTGTCCTACAACTACCGCACCAAGGCGGAGTGGGATGCGTTGCCGACCGGCGGTCTGGTCCAAGGTGAGCAGCCGTTCGACCTGCACGGTCTGAGTTGCTTCCTGCGGGTGGAGGACGACGTGCACCACACCTATTCGACATACGGGCGTGGCTGTGACTCGATGGGATTCACGACCAACGTCATCGACCTGACCGCTCTCGGGCGGCAAGGGACCTAG
- a CDS encoding TetR/AcrR family transcriptional regulator — MTTTKPTPSARETELLERAYAYSLTHGLADLSLRPLATAIGSSPRVLLFLFGSKDGLIRALLARARSDELELLHQITSQYSEPPGLDVVARELWTWLAAEERRPLMKLWVEAYGRSLVSPDGPWSDFARSTVEDWLALFKSVQPGKDSKAAQARRTEVLAVLRGGLLDLLATGDTTRVTAAVIAQLGR, encoded by the coding sequence GTGACGACCACGAAGCCAACCCCTTCCGCCCGGGAGACGGAACTGCTGGAGCGCGCCTACGCGTACTCCCTCACCCACGGGCTGGCCGACCTCTCGCTCCGCCCACTAGCGACCGCGATCGGCTCGAGCCCCCGGGTGTTGCTGTTCCTTTTCGGCAGTAAAGACGGTCTGATCCGTGCCCTCCTGGCGCGCGCCCGCAGCGACGAACTAGAACTCCTGCACCAAATCACCAGCCAGTACTCCGAACCGCCCGGCCTGGACGTAGTAGCCCGAGAACTCTGGACCTGGCTGGCCGCCGAGGAACGCCGCCCCCTGATGAAACTCTGGGTAGAGGCCTACGGCCGCTCCCTGGTATCCCCCGACGGCCCCTGGTCCGACTTCGCCCGCTCCACCGTCGAGGACTGGCTAGCCCTCTTCAAATCCGTCCAACCCGGCAAAGACAGCAAGGCCGCGCAGGCCCGGCGTACCGAAGTACTGGCGGTCCTACGCGGCGGGTTGCTCGACCTACTCGCTACCGGCGATACCACTCGGGTGACAGCAGCGGTGATCGCTCAACTAGGGCGCTAG
- a CDS encoding GNAT family N-acetyltransferase: MEIRRADRPGDLGWVVQAHGELYAAEYGWGMEYEALVAQIVADFGKNFDPDREAAWIAERDGERMGSVFCVRGPDEATAKLRLLLLHPSSRGQGLGARLVDTCMAFARERGYKRMVLWTNDPLVAARNIYLARGFRLTGEEPHDLFGEGLLSQTYELDL, from the coding sequence ATGGAGATCAGGCGGGCGGATCGGCCGGGGGATCTCGGCTGGGTGGTGCAGGCGCATGGCGAGCTGTACGCCGCGGAGTACGGCTGGGGGATGGAGTACGAGGCGCTGGTGGCGCAGATCGTCGCCGACTTCGGCAAGAACTTCGACCCGGACCGGGAGGCGGCCTGGATCGCCGAGCGGGACGGTGAGCGGATGGGCAGTGTCTTCTGCGTACGAGGCCCGGACGAAGCGACCGCCAAGCTGCGACTGTTGCTGCTCCACCCGTCGAGCCGTGGCCAGGGTCTCGGCGCCCGGCTCGTCGATACCTGCATGGCCTTCGCTCGCGAGCGTGGCTACAAGCGGATGGTGCTCTGGACGAACGACCCGTTGGTTGCCGCTCGCAACATCTACCTGGCCCGCGGCTTCAGGCTGACCGGCGAGGAGCCGCACGATCTCTTCGGCGAGGGACTGCTGAGCCAGACGTACGAACTCGACCTCTAG
- a CDS encoding 1-aminocyclopropane-1-carboxylate deaminase/D-cysteine desulfhydrase, with protein MLDVQLPSPLSELHDDRLACAGVRVLLKRDDLVHPEIPGNKWRKLKYNLPAALEAGTLLTFGGAYSNHLRAVAAAGRHYGFNTIGVVRGEEHLPLNPSLSAAVANGMRLTYLDRATYRLKTSSPVLSRLHQEFGDFYLVPEGGSNPAAVRGCAELAAELTTPVDALFCAVGTGGTLAGLAAGPHPTIGVPVLKAPLEDDVVALQHATFGERVGNWRLLDGYHFGGYAKRTPILTSFIDDFKARHGLLLDWIYEAKMMYALFDQVHRRAFPPGTTIVALIN; from the coding sequence GTGCTCGACGTCCAGCTGCCCTCACCGCTCTCCGAGCTGCACGACGACCGGCTGGCTTGCGCCGGTGTCCGGGTGCTGCTGAAGCGGGACGATCTCGTGCATCCCGAGATCCCGGGCAACAAGTGGCGCAAGCTGAAATACAACCTGCCTGCTGCTCTCGAAGCCGGCACCTTGCTCACCTTCGGCGGCGCGTACTCGAACCACCTCCGCGCTGTCGCCGCGGCGGGCCGTCACTACGGCTTCAACACCATCGGCGTGGTCCGCGGCGAGGAACACCTCCCGCTCAACCCGTCGCTGTCCGCCGCCGTCGCCAACGGGATGCGACTCACGTACCTCGACCGAGCGACGTACCGGCTGAAGACGTCCTCTCCTGTTCTAAGTCGCCTGCATCAAGAGTTCGGCGACTTCTACCTAGTGCCGGAGGGCGGCAGCAATCCGGCCGCCGTCCGCGGCTGCGCTGAACTGGCCGCCGAACTCACCACCCCTGTCGACGCACTCTTCTGCGCCGTCGGCACCGGTGGCACTCTCGCGGGTCTCGCCGCAGGTCCCCACCCCACCATCGGCGTACCGGTCCTGAAGGCACCTCTGGAAGACGACGTCGTCGCTCTCCAGCACGCAACCTTCGGCGAGCGCGTCGGCAACTGGCGCCTGCTCGACGGCTACCACTTCGGCGGCTACGCCAAGCGGACGCCGATCCTGACCTCGTTCATCGACGACTTCAAGGCCCGGCACGGCCTCCTGCTCGACTGGATCTACGAAGCCAAGATGATGTACGCCCTCTTCGACCAGGTCCACCGACGCGCTTTCCCGCCCGGCACAACGATCGTGGCGCTGATCAACTAG
- a CDS encoding bifunctional RNase H/acid phosphatase: protein MSSGPSHVIVEADGGSRGNPGPASYGALVRDPETGAVIAQAGVTIGIATNNVAEYSGLIAGLELAREYAPDASIEVRMDSKLVIEQMAGRWKIKHPDMKPLAIKAQGLAPFGTEWTWVPRAQNAAADALANMALDGKPVPLRPTEGPAAGGSAAQSVVPAEPSDQQKAMQGWGAQTEPPTQLIFLRHGQTPHTVDKRFSGSGGDDPALSELGEQQAVAAAQYLARRGGIDAIVSSPMVRTKQTAAAVAETLGLDVKVEKGWVECSFGDWDGHTFAEVQQKWPEALNEWMGSTTVAPPGGESFDACARRARSARDGVLAAYPGKTVLVVTHVTPIKLMVRSVLQAPMNSLFRMELAPATLTEIHWYADGLASLKSFNVQPAQ, encoded by the coding sequence GTGAGCAGTGGCCCGTCGCACGTCATCGTCGAGGCCGACGGCGGCTCCCGGGGCAACCCGGGGCCTGCGTCGTACGGCGCGCTGGTGCGTGACCCGGAGACCGGTGCGGTGATCGCCCAGGCCGGCGTCACGATCGGGATCGCGACCAACAACGTCGCGGAGTACAGCGGGCTGATCGCCGGGCTGGAGCTGGCCCGGGAGTATGCGCCGGACGCGTCGATCGAGGTCCGGATGGACTCCAAGCTGGTCATCGAGCAGATGGCCGGCCGCTGGAAGATCAAGCACCCGGACATGAAGCCGCTCGCGATCAAGGCGCAGGGGCTCGCGCCGTTCGGGACCGAGTGGACTTGGGTGCCGCGCGCCCAGAACGCGGCCGCCGACGCGCTCGCCAACATGGCGCTCGATGGCAAGCCGGTACCGCTCCGCCCTACTGAAGGGCCGGCGGCTGGTGGGTCGGCCGCGCAATCCGTAGTACCGGCTGAGCCTTCGGATCAGCAGAAGGCCATGCAGGGTTGGGGTGCGCAGACCGAGCCGCCGACCCAGCTGATCTTTCTGCGGCACGGGCAGACGCCGCACACTGTCGACAAGCGGTTCTCGGGGTCCGGTGGGGATGATCCGGCGTTGAGTGAGCTTGGCGAGCAGCAGGCGGTTGCGGCCGCGCAGTACCTGGCAAGGCGGGGCGGCATCGACGCGATCGTCAGTTCCCCGATGGTACGGACGAAGCAGACGGCTGCTGCCGTGGCGGAGACGCTCGGGCTCGATGTGAAGGTCGAGAAGGGCTGGGTGGAGTGCTCGTTCGGTGACTGGGACGGGCACACCTTCGCCGAGGTCCAGCAGAAGTGGCCGGAGGCCCTCAATGAGTGGATGGGATCGACCACGGTTGCCCCGCCTGGTGGCGAGTCCTTCGACGCCTGCGCCCGACGCGCACGGTCCGCGCGCGACGGCGTGCTCGCGGCGTACCCCGGCAAGACCGTCCTCGTGGTGACCCACGTGACCCCGATCAAGCTGATGGTCCGCTCGGTGCTCCAGGCCCCGATGAACTCCCTCTTCCGGATGGAGCTCGCCCCCGCCACGCTGACCGAAATCCACTGGTACGCCGACGGTCTCGCCTCACTTAAGTCCTTCAACGTCCAACCCGCACAGTAG
- a CDS encoding DUF952 domain-containing protein translates to MALILHLAFVAEWEAARAAGSYRISTRGKSLDDGAPFIHCSRPDQVAMVANSFYADVTEPLCLLVIDTSLLVSALCDEDLDAIGISFPHLYGPLNLDAVVEVRPYERAADGRWPEVGAQALS, encoded by the coding sequence ATGGCTCTGATCCTGCATTTGGCCTTCGTCGCGGAGTGGGAAGCGGCCCGCGCGGCCGGCAGCTACCGGATCTCCACCCGGGGCAAGTCGCTCGACGACGGCGCGCCGTTCATCCACTGCTCCCGCCCGGACCAGGTCGCGATGGTCGCGAACTCCTTCTACGCCGATGTGACCGAGCCGCTCTGCCTGCTCGTCATCGACACCTCGCTGCTGGTGTCGGCCCTGTGCGACGAGGATCTGGACGCGATCGGCATCTCGTTCCCGCACCTGTACGGTCCGCTGAACCTGGACGCCGTCGTCGAGGTCCGCCCGTACGAGCGGGCCGCCGACGGCCGATGGCCGGAAGTGGGCGCGCAGGCCCTATCCTGA
- a CDS encoding RNB domain-containing ribonuclease produces MPLQRVHFAEEVPEVFRTSLQAIRRELEVPAEFPPAVVEAALAAAANPRLPELDRTEIEFVTIDPPDSMDLDQAVHIERAGAGYTVHYAIADVAAFVQAGDPIDVEARKRGETLYAPDKRTPLHPPELSEGAASLLADQVRPAILWTITVDASGEGTDVKCQRALVKSRAKLNYAGVQKDLDAGTASESLQLLREVGKLREQRELERGGVNLPIPDQEVVTANGEWSLEFRAPLPVEGWNAQISLLTGMAAAHLMMYGEIGILRTLPESHDDLRRKLENTAKALNIPWPVGTSYAAFIHGLDPKVPAHAAMLAACTVLFRGAGYTSFSGGVPEQPEHAAMKSEYAHVTAPLRRLVDRWTSEICVALCADAEVPAWVRESMDEIPKIMEDCDRKAHAYERSIVSMVEAGLVADHVGSTYDGVITDVDDREPTRGIVALSTLAIEGRVTGTAALPLGQPVRVKLTEADITKRTVAFELAP; encoded by the coding sequence GTGCCGTTGCAAAGGGTGCATTTCGCCGAAGAGGTTCCGGAGGTCTTCCGGACCTCGTTGCAGGCGATCCGGCGGGAGCTCGAGGTGCCGGCGGAGTTTCCGCCGGCGGTCGTCGAAGCGGCGCTGGCCGCGGCGGCCAATCCACGGCTGCCGGAGCTGGACCGGACCGAGATCGAGTTCGTCACCATCGATCCGCCGGACTCGATGGACCTCGACCAGGCCGTGCACATCGAGCGCGCGGGCGCCGGCTACACGGTGCACTACGCGATCGCTGACGTCGCCGCGTTCGTCCAGGCAGGGGATCCGATCGACGTCGAGGCGCGCAAACGCGGCGAGACGCTCTACGCGCCCGACAAGCGCACGCCGCTGCACCCGCCGGAACTTTCCGAGGGCGCGGCCTCGTTGCTCGCCGACCAGGTTCGGCCGGCGATCCTGTGGACCATCACGGTTGACGCATCCGGCGAAGGTACCGACGTGAAGTGCCAGCGGGCGTTGGTGAAGTCGCGCGCCAAGCTCAACTACGCCGGCGTGCAGAAGGACCTCGATGCCGGTACCGCCTCAGAGTCGCTGCAGTTGCTACGTGAGGTCGGTAAGCTGCGCGAGCAGCGCGAACTCGAGCGCGGCGGCGTCAACCTGCCCATCCCGGACCAGGAGGTCGTCACCGCCAACGGCGAGTGGTCGCTGGAGTTCCGCGCTCCGCTGCCGGTCGAGGGCTGGAACGCGCAGATCTCCTTGCTCACCGGGATGGCTGCCGCGCACCTGATGATGTACGGCGAGATCGGCATCCTCCGCACACTGCCCGAGTCGCACGACGACCTCCGGCGCAAGCTGGAGAACACGGCGAAGGCGCTCAACATCCCGTGGCCCGTCGGCACGTCGTACGCCGCCTTCATTCACGGCCTCGATCCCAAGGTGCCCGCGCACGCGGCGATGCTCGCGGCCTGCACCGTACTTTTCCGTGGCGCCGGCTACACGTCCTTCTCCGGTGGGGTTCCGGAGCAACCGGAGCACGCCGCGATGAAGTCGGAGTACGCCCATGTCACCGCGCCGCTGCGCCGGCTGGTCGACCGCTGGACGAGTGAGATCTGCGTGGCGTTGTGCGCCGATGCCGAAGTACCGGCCTGGGTGCGCGAGTCGATGGACGAGATCCCCAAGATCATGGAGGACTGCGACCGCAAGGCGCACGCCTACGAACGCTCGATCGTCAGCATGGTCGAGGCCGGCCTGGTCGCCGATCACGTCGGCTCAACCTACGACGGCGTCATCACCGACGTCGACGACCGCGAACCCACCCGCGGCATAGTCGCCCTCTCCACCCTGGCGATCGAAGGCCGAGTCACCGGCACAGCCGCCCTACCCCTAGGCCAGCCAGTCCGAGTCAAGCTCACCGAAGCCGACATCACCAAGCGCACAGTCGCCTTTGAGCTAGCGCCCTAG
- a CDS encoding AraC family transcriptional regulator → MMSIPRHAPIAPTALRRPASGAGIDAHRHDDHQIAYAASGVLSVTTDRGHWIAPATRAIWVPAGTVHEHRAYGPTDLHLVGLPINPVGLDAPAVLAVGPLLRELIIAYTADPADTSDARRRLRSVLVDQLELSPQQPIRLPVATDPRLAAVCAILYADPADGRALSQLGHAVGAAERTLSRLFRQEFAMTFPQWRTQLRLHHALILLADGEPVTTVAYRCGWSSPSAFIDVFRRTFGQTPGKQF, encoded by the coding sequence ATGATGTCGATTCCCCGCCACGCTCCGATCGCGCCGACCGCGCTCCGCAGGCCCGCCTCCGGCGCGGGCATCGACGCGCACCGGCATGACGATCACCAGATCGCGTACGCCGCTAGTGGTGTGCTCTCGGTGACTACCGATCGCGGACATTGGATCGCGCCCGCGACCCGGGCGATCTGGGTGCCGGCCGGGACCGTCCACGAGCATCGCGCGTACGGTCCGACCGACCTGCATCTGGTCGGGCTGCCCATCAATCCGGTCGGGCTGGACGCGCCCGCAGTACTGGCCGTCGGGCCGCTGTTGCGCGAGCTGATCATCGCTTACACGGCCGATCCCGCGGACACCAGCGACGCGCGCCGACGCCTCCGCAGCGTACTGGTCGATCAACTCGAGCTGTCACCACAGCAACCAATCCGGTTGCCTGTAGCAACGGATCCCCGGCTCGCCGCGGTCTGCGCGATCCTGTACGCCGACCCCGCCGACGGCCGCGCACTTTCCCAGCTCGGTCATGCGGTGGGAGCCGCCGAGCGGACGCTCTCTCGTCTGTTCCGGCAGGAGTTTGCGATGACGTTCCCGCAATGGCGCACGCAACTCCGCCTGCACCACGCCCTGATCCTGCTGGCCGACGGCGAACCGGTCACCACTGTCGCGTACCGCTGTGGCTGGTCCAGCCCGAGTGCCTTTATCGACGTCTTCCGCCGGACCTTCGGGCAGACGCCGGGCAAGCAGTTCTAG
- a CDS encoding MFS transporter produces the protein MKRNTALLSAGHGSVDLYQGIVPVLLPFLVAERGYDYLAVSGFVLAATLLSSVVQPVFGLLADRWSMPWLIPASMITAGLGVALIGVSSSYPFALAAIGLTGIGVAAYHPQAARTARSVTGGSHVGMSWFSLGGNLGFAVAPAAGPLLAYSGLTATPLLLIPAVVGAAITVPLLRSGGAARLRPRELRGVDDWPAFRTLTAIIVLRSITYVGLSTFLGLYVGQRLHLSTGASATTLFVLFGGGVIGTLLGGRLATRDGRLVTMRWSYAVAALALAGVALVPTAALFVFVAVSAVALYVPFSLHITLGQDYLPTRVGTASGVTLGLAVSAGGVLAPALAAAAKATSLQLVLACLAVLPALAVLLTRRLAEPT, from the coding sequence GTGAAGCGAAATACCGCCTTGTTGTCCGCCGGCCACGGCAGCGTCGACCTGTACCAGGGAATCGTCCCCGTGCTCCTACCGTTCCTGGTCGCCGAGCGCGGCTACGACTACCTGGCCGTCTCCGGGTTCGTCCTCGCCGCGACGCTGCTCTCCTCGGTGGTCCAGCCGGTCTTCGGCCTGCTGGCCGATCGCTGGTCGATGCCGTGGCTGATCCCCGCGAGCATGATCACGGCCGGTCTGGGCGTCGCGCTGATCGGCGTCTCCTCGTCGTACCCGTTCGCGCTCGCGGCGATCGGCCTGACGGGCATCGGCGTCGCCGCGTACCACCCACAGGCCGCCCGCACCGCGCGGTCGGTGACAGGTGGCAGCCACGTCGGGATGAGCTGGTTCTCCCTCGGCGGCAACCTCGGCTTCGCGGTCGCACCCGCCGCCGGTCCACTTCTCGCGTACTCCGGCCTGACGGCAACGCCACTCCTCCTGATCCCGGCCGTAGTGGGCGCGGCGATCACGGTCCCTTTGCTGCGATCGGGTGGCGCGGCCCGCCTGCGACCTCGCGAACTGCGAGGGGTGGACGACTGGCCGGCCTTCCGCACGCTGACGGCGATCATCGTCCTGCGCTCGATCACGTACGTCGGCCTGAGCACCTTCCTCGGCCTGTACGTCGGCCAGCGACTCCACCTCAGCACCGGAGCCAGTGCGACGACTCTCTTCGTGCTGTTCGGCGGGGGAGTGATCGGCACTCTCCTCGGCGGCCGCCTAGCCACCCGCGACGGCCGACTAGTCACCATGCGCTGGTCGTACGCCGTCGCTGCGCTCGCCCTGGCCGGAGTCGCCCTCGTCCCGACAGCCGCCCTCTTCGTCTTCGTAGCCGTGAGCGCCGTGGCCCTGTACGTCCCCTTCTCCCTCCACATCACCCTCGGCCAGGACTACCTCCCGACCCGAGTCGGCACAGCCAGCGGCGTCACCCTCGGCCTGGCGGTCAGCGCAGGCGGCGTGCTCGCCCCTGCGTTGGCAGCGGCCGCCAAAGCCACCTCACTCCAACTGGTCCTGGCTTGCCTAGCCGTCCTGCCCGCCCTTGCCGTCCTCCTCACTCGACGCCTCGCCGAACCCACCTGA